One genomic segment of Paenibacillus sp. FSL H8-0332 includes these proteins:
- the mnmA gene encoding tRNA 2-thiouridine(34) synthase MnmA, giving the protein MTKANQDIRVVVGMSGGVDSSVTALLLKQQGYDVIGIFMKNWDDTDEFGVCTAETDAEDVRRVCEQIDIPYYTVNFEKEYFDKVFSYFLEEYKAGRTPNPDVMCNREIKFGEFLNKALQLGADYVATGHYARVVEEDGLFKLLRGVDNNKDQTYFLNALNQYQLSKAMFPIGHLPKPEVRRIAEEAGLYTAKKKDSTGVCFIGERNFREFLSQYLPAQSGNMVDVTTGEVKGRHDGLMYYTLGQRQGLGIGGSGTGEPWFVAEKDLASNTLYVVQGEKHISLYSTSLIASGVNWIDPDTLGDTPLKCTAKFRYRQPDQGVTLTKQADGTVHVAFDVQQKAITPGQAVVFYLGETCLGGGTIETADKVAPLAQV; this is encoded by the coding sequence ATGACAAAAGCTAATCAGGATATCCGGGTCGTCGTCGGGATGTCGGGCGGAGTGGATTCCTCCGTTACAGCGCTGCTGCTGAAGCAGCAGGGATATGACGTCATCGGCATCTTCATGAAGAATTGGGATGATACCGACGAGTTCGGCGTATGTACGGCCGAGACCGATGCCGAGGATGTGCGCCGCGTCTGCGAGCAGATCGATATTCCTTACTATACCGTTAATTTCGAGAAGGAATACTTTGATAAAGTCTTTTCCTATTTCCTTGAAGAATATAAGGCTGGCCGGACCCCGAATCCGGATGTGATGTGTAACCGCGAGATCAAGTTCGGCGAATTTCTCAATAAGGCGCTGCAGCTTGGCGCAGATTATGTCGCTACGGGGCACTACGCCCGGGTCGTAGAAGAAGACGGCCTGTTCAAGCTGCTGCGCGGCGTGGACAACAACAAGGACCAGACGTATTTCCTCAATGCGCTGAACCAGTACCAGCTCTCGAAGGCCATGTTCCCGATCGGGCATCTGCCGAAGCCGGAGGTACGCCGAATTGCCGAGGAAGCCGGACTCTATACCGCGAAGAAAAAAGACAGCACCGGCGTCTGCTTCATCGGAGAACGCAATTTCCGCGAATTCCTCAGCCAATACCTGCCTGCCCAGTCAGGCAATATGGTCGATGTCACTACGGGCGAAGTGAAAGGCCGCCATGACGGCCTCATGTACTACACGCTGGGCCAGCGCCAGGGGCTGGGTATCGGCGGCTCGGGGACAGGCGAGCCCTGGTTCGTGGCCGAGAAGGATCTGGCAAGCAACACCCTGTATGTGGTGCAAGGCGAGAAGCACATCAGCCTGTATTCGACCAGCCTTATAGCCTCAGGGGTGAACTGGATCGATCCGGATACCCTTGGCGATACGCCGCTGAAATGCACCGCCAAGTTCCGCTACCGCCAGCCGGATCAGGGTGTTACGCTGACGAAGCAGGCCGATGGAACCGTCCATGTGGCCTTTGATGTTCAGCAGAAGGCGATTACGCCCGGACAAGCCGTCGTCTTCTACCTGGGCGAGACATGCCTTGGCGGCGGAACCATCGAGACGGCCGACAAAGTCGCGCCGCTGGCGCAGGTGTAA
- a CDS encoding glycoside hydrolase family 48 protein: MKMKLSSFKKPASIVMTAVLTLSLTGGILNFSPGTAKAASVEKTRFLQLYDQLKDPASGYFSAEGIPYHAVETLLSEAPNYGHMTTSEAYSYWMWLEVLYGHNTGDWSKLESAWDNMEKYIIPINEGDGVQEQPTMSSYNPNSPATYASELPQPDQYPSALNGKYTPGKDPLDAELKSTYGNNQTYLMHWLVDVDNWYGFGNLLNPTHTASYVNTFQRGVQESVWEAVSHPSQDNKTFGKPNEGFMSLFTKENSAPSAQWRYTNATDADARAVQAMYWAKDLGYTNTVYLNKAKKMGDFLRYGMYDKYFQKVGSAAGGSPQPGTGKDSNQYLMAWYTSWGGGLGAGGDWAWRIGASHAHQGYQNVVAAYALSTAAGGLIPSSATAGTDWGKSLTRQLEFYNWLQSSEGAIAGGATNSYGGSYSAYPAGASTFYGMLYDEAPVYQDPPSNNWFGMQSWSMERVAELYYILASSGDTTSANFKMAKRVIENWIDWSTDYAFAGSRPVTDAAGYYLDQQGNRILGGANPQVATVSAPGEFWIPGNVEWHGQPDTWSSFSSFNGNSSLKAVTKDPGQDTGVLGSYVKALTFFAAGNKAEHGNYTTLGGTASQLAKSMLDTAWGYNDGLGITTLEKRADYFRFFTKEVYFPAGWSGTFGQGNTIPGNATVPSDPAKGGNGVYASYTDILPDIKNDPKWSYLEGKYNTSYNKTTKTWDNGAPEFTYHRFWSQVDMATAYAEYDRLINNGSGPMPTATPTTTPTATPTATPTATPTTVPTATPTVAPTATPTTVPTATPTVAPTATPTTVPTATPAVGNLVVQYRTTDTNATDAQFRPQLRIVNNGTTAVDLSKVKVRYYYTIDGERAQQFYVDYAALGGSNVLGSFVKLDSAVTGADHYLEISFSAGAGSLAAGANTGEIQLRINKTDWSNYNEADDYSYDATKTSFTDWNRVPLYLNGVRVWGVQPQ; encoded by the coding sequence ATGAAAATGAAGCTAAGTTCATTCAAGAAACCGGCCTCCATAGTCATGACTGCCGTTCTGACCCTTTCCCTCACCGGCGGAATCTTAAACTTCAGCCCGGGAACCGCCAAGGCGGCATCGGTGGAGAAGACCAGATTCCTGCAATTGTATGACCAGCTGAAGGACCCGGCCAGCGGGTATTTCTCGGCTGAAGGCATCCCGTATCATGCGGTAGAGACCCTGCTCAGCGAGGCGCCCAACTATGGGCATATGACTACCTCCGAGGCCTATAGCTACTGGATGTGGCTTGAAGTGCTGTACGGCCATAATACCGGGGACTGGAGCAAGCTCGAATCGGCCTGGGACAACATGGAGAAATACATCATTCCGATTAATGAAGGCGACGGCGTGCAGGAGCAGCCGACCATGAGCAGCTACAACCCGAACAGCCCGGCCACCTACGCCTCAGAGCTTCCTCAGCCGGATCAGTATCCAAGCGCACTGAACGGCAAGTACACTCCGGGTAAGGACCCGCTCGATGCAGAGCTGAAGTCCACCTACGGCAATAACCAGACCTATCTGATGCACTGGCTGGTGGATGTGGACAACTGGTATGGCTTCGGCAACTTGCTGAATCCTACGCATACCGCCAGCTATGTGAACACCTTCCAGCGCGGCGTGCAGGAATCGGTGTGGGAGGCGGTCTCCCATCCTTCACAGGATAACAAGACCTTCGGCAAGCCGAATGAAGGCTTCATGAGCCTGTTCACCAAGGAAAATAGTGCGCCTTCCGCGCAGTGGCGTTACACGAATGCTACAGACGCCGATGCACGCGCTGTGCAGGCCATGTACTGGGCCAAGGATCTTGGCTATACCAATACGGTCTATCTGAACAAAGCCAAGAAAATGGGCGACTTCCTCCGTTACGGCATGTACGATAAGTACTTCCAGAAGGTTGGCAGTGCTGCGGGCGGTTCACCTCAGCCGGGAACCGGTAAAGATTCCAACCAGTACCTGATGGCCTGGTATACCTCCTGGGGCGGCGGTCTGGGAGCAGGCGGAGACTGGGCCTGGAGAATCGGCGCCAGCCATGCCCACCAAGGGTACCAGAATGTGGTTGCAGCCTATGCGCTGTCCACCGCAGCCGGAGGACTGATTCCATCATCCGCAACAGCCGGAACGGATTGGGGCAAATCGCTGACTCGTCAACTGGAATTCTACAACTGGCTGCAATCCTCTGAAGGAGCTATTGCAGGCGGCGCAACCAACAGCTACGGCGGTTCTTACAGCGCTTATCCCGCCGGGGCCAGCACATTCTACGGCATGCTTTACGACGAGGCTCCTGTCTATCAGGACCCGCCATCCAACAACTGGTTCGGGATGCAGTCCTGGAGCATGGAGCGCGTAGCAGAGCTGTATTATATCCTGGCTTCCAGCGGGGATACCACCTCGGCTAATTTCAAAATGGCCAAACGGGTTATCGAGAACTGGATTGACTGGTCTACGGATTATGCTTTTGCGGGCAGCCGTCCGGTAACGGATGCCGCCGGCTACTATCTGGACCAGCAAGGCAACCGGATTCTGGGCGGAGCCAACCCGCAGGTTGCCACCGTATCCGCACCCGGCGAATTCTGGATTCCGGGTAATGTGGAGTGGCACGGCCAGCCGGATACCTGGAGTAGCTTCAGTTCTTTTAACGGCAACAGCAGCCTGAAGGCAGTGACCAAAGACCCGGGGCAGGATACGGGCGTACTGGGCAGTTATGTTAAAGCCCTCACGTTCTTCGCCGCAGGAAACAAAGCAGAGCATGGCAACTATACTACGCTCGGCGGAACGGCTTCGCAACTGGCTAAGTCCATGCTGGATACCGCCTGGGGCTACAATGACGGACTTGGAATTACCACTCTGGAGAAGCGTGCCGATTATTTCCGGTTCTTCACCAAAGAGGTCTATTTCCCGGCAGGCTGGAGCGGTACCTTCGGCCAGGGCAATACCATTCCGGGGAACGCGACAGTGCCATCTGACCCGGCTAAGGGCGGCAATGGAGTGTATGCGAGCTACACCGATATTCTCCCGGATATCAAAAATGATCCCAAGTGGAGTTATCTCGAAGGCAAATACAATACCTCCTACAATAAAACCACTAAGACCTGGGACAATGGCGCACCTGAGTTCACTTATCACCGCTTCTGGTCACAGGTGGATATGGCTACAGCCTATGCCGAATATGACCGGCTAATTAATAACGGCAGTGGCCCTATGCCGACAGCTACTCCTACAACTACGCCAACGGCTACTCCGACAGCAACACCGACAGCTACACCGACAACAGTACCAACAGCCACACCGACAGTCGCACCGACGGCTACACCTACAACTGTGCCAACCGCTACACCGACAGTCGCACCAACGGCTACACCGACAACCGTGCCAACCGCTACGCCTGCCGTAGGGAATCTGGTCGTTCAATACCGTACAACGGATACGAACGCCACAGACGCGCAGTTCCGTCCGCAGCTGCGGATTGTCAATAACGGGACCACAGCGGTAGACCTCAGCAAGGTTAAGGTCCGGTATTACTACACGATTGACGGCGAGCGGGCACAGCAGTTCTATGTCGACTACGCTGCCCTTGGCGGCAGCAATGTGCTGGGCAGCTTCGTGAAGCTTGATTCAGCAGTTACAGGCGCAGACCACTATCTGGAGATTTCCTTCAGTGCCGGCGCCGGCAGTCTGGCAGCAGGTGCGAATACCGGCGAGATTCAACTGCGCATTAACAAGACTGACTGGAGCAATTACAATGAGGCTGACGATTACTCCTATGATGCAACCAAAACGTCGTTCACAGATTGGAACCGGGTGCCGCTGTATCTGAACGGTGTACGGGTCTGGGGCGTTCAGCCGCAATAA
- a CDS encoding CD3324 family protein: MSYVNGKDVLPPGLLEELQGYIQGELLYIPKKAEERVRWGENSGSRQEIAARNEEIFCSHSSGCSVNELQKRYHLSEESIRKIISKMRQMRLAMNR, translated from the coding sequence GTGAGTTACGTCAATGGAAAGGATGTGCTCCCCCCGGGGCTGCTCGAAGAGCTGCAGGGTTACATACAGGGTGAGCTGTTATACATCCCGAAGAAAGCGGAAGAACGGGTAAGATGGGGCGAGAACAGCGGCTCCCGGCAAGAGATTGCTGCCCGCAACGAAGAGATCTTCTGTAGTCACAGCAGCGGCTGCTCGGTGAACGAGCTACAGAAGAGATATCACTTATCCGAAGAAAGCATCCGCAAGATCATTTCAAAAATGCGGCAAATGCGGCTGGCGATGAACCGCTAG
- a CDS encoding glycoside hydrolase family 9 protein — translation MSQSKRKTGCIASLSLMLACTIVTGTAVRPSVTEAATAGVNYAEALQKSIYFYEAQRSGELPANNRVEWRGDSGLQDGADVGHDLTGGWYDAGDHVKFGFPMAYTATMLAWSVYEYKDGYVQSGQLDEILDNIRWATDYFVKAHTAPNELWGQVGNGTADHNWWGPAEVMPMARPSYKIDAAHPGSDLAAETAAALASASIIFRDSDAAYADKLLLHAKQLYNFADTYRGVYSDTITDAKQYYNSWSSYADELSWGGVWLYMATGEQSYLNKAVAASNLWGTNQAGDWGYQWTQSWDDKHYGAQLLLSRITNDPKFIQSTERNMQFWTTGVNGTSDRVAYTPGGLAHLDQWGALRYAANHAFLAFVYADWVTDPVKKNTAQAFAERQINYMLGDNPRNSSYVIGFGANAPEHPHHRTSHGSWSDSQTTPANHRHVLYGALVGGPSKTDAYTDTISDYVSNEVATDYNSAFTGSLARMMMLHGQGQSPLANFPPAETREDEMFTETSVNASGSNFVEIRAVLNNRSAWPARSSSQLSFNYYLDISEAVAAGYGPGDITVKAGGYNQGATVSQLLPYDEANHIYYTKVDFSGTPIYPGGQSAYRKEVQFRIAAPLNTTFWDNSNDFSFKGVAANASSGTKNPYIPVYDAGVKVYGELPSGGGTPGEPQVPGRPAGLQAVPGNASVALSWNTVSGASKYTVKRSLVSGGPYTTVGTATSAVYSDSGLTNGVDYYYVVTASNSVGESTASVQATARPREDTTPTTGALRVQYRTNDTSPGDSQIRSQFRIVNTGTEAISLSGLKLRYYYTVDGDKPQEFHCDYAAVGSGNLNGSFGKLSAPVTLADSYLEISFAAGAGSLAPGADSGELQVRFNKADWTAYNESNDYSYGGTQQTFADWNKVTLYRAGTLVWGLEP, via the coding sequence ATGAGTCAAAGTAAACGGAAGACCGGCTGTATCGCATCGCTAAGCCTGATGTTAGCCTGCACGATTGTAACAGGGACGGCTGTTCGCCCGTCTGTCACCGAAGCCGCAACCGCCGGAGTCAATTATGCAGAGGCACTGCAAAAATCGATCTATTTCTATGAGGCACAGCGTTCGGGTGAGCTGCCGGCGAACAACCGCGTGGAATGGAGAGGTGACTCGGGGCTGCAGGATGGTGCCGATGTCGGCCATGATCTGACGGGAGGCTGGTATGACGCAGGGGATCATGTCAAATTCGGCTTTCCGATGGCGTATACTGCGACCATGCTGGCATGGTCGGTCTATGAATACAAGGATGGTTACGTGCAGTCCGGGCAGCTTGATGAGATTCTGGACAATATCCGCTGGGCCACAGACTATTTTGTGAAAGCGCATACTGCGCCGAATGAGCTATGGGGACAGGTAGGTAACGGTACGGCAGACCATAACTGGTGGGGACCGGCGGAGGTCATGCCTATGGCGCGCCCGTCCTACAAGATTGATGCTGCCCATCCCGGCTCGGATCTGGCTGCCGAGACTGCCGCCGCCCTTGCCTCGGCTTCCATTATTTTCAGGGATTCAGATGCCGCTTATGCGGACAAGCTCCTGCTGCATGCCAAGCAATTATACAATTTTGCTGATACGTACCGGGGGGTTTACTCCGATACCATCACTGACGCCAAGCAGTATTACAATTCCTGGAGCAGCTATGCCGATGAATTAAGCTGGGGCGGCGTCTGGCTGTATATGGCGACCGGCGAGCAGAGTTATCTGAACAAGGCTGTCGCCGCCAGCAATCTGTGGGGCACGAATCAAGCCGGAGACTGGGGTTATCAATGGACCCAATCCTGGGATGACAAGCATTACGGTGCGCAGCTCCTGCTGTCCCGCATTACGAATGATCCCAAGTTCATCCAGTCCACGGAACGCAATATGCAGTTCTGGACGACCGGGGTGAACGGCACCTCTGACCGGGTAGCGTATACTCCAGGCGGGCTGGCCCATCTGGATCAATGGGGGGCGCTGCGTTATGCAGCCAACCATGCTTTTCTGGCTTTTGTCTATGCAGACTGGGTTACTGATCCGGTGAAAAAAAATACCGCCCAGGCCTTCGCAGAGCGCCAGATTAACTATATGCTGGGCGATAATCCTCGCAATAGCAGCTATGTGATCGGCTTCGGCGCGAATGCACCTGAGCATCCTCACCACCGCACCTCACACGGCTCCTGGAGCGACAGCCAGACCACTCCGGCCAACCACCGGCATGTGCTCTATGGCGCACTCGTTGGCGGACCCTCCAAGACCGATGCTTACACCGATACGATCAGCGATTATGTCTCTAATGAAGTTGCAACCGATTACAATTCAGCCTTTACCGGCTCTCTGGCCCGGATGATGATGCTTCACGGACAGGGGCAGAGCCCGCTTGCGAACTTCCCGCCGGCCGAAACGCGTGAGGATGAGATGTTCACGGAAACTTCCGTGAATGCGAGCGGCAGCAATTTTGTGGAGATCCGCGCGGTTCTCAATAACCGTTCAGCATGGCCTGCCCGCTCGAGCAGCCAGTTGTCCTTCAATTACTATCTGGACATCAGCGAAGCTGTTGCGGCGGGATATGGTCCCGGCGATATCACTGTTAAGGCCGGTGGCTATAACCAGGGAGCCACTGTCTCACAGCTGCTGCCTTATGATGAAGCGAACCATATCTATTACACCAAAGTAGATTTCTCCGGCACCCCGATCTATCCGGGCGGACAGTCTGCTTACCGCAAGGAGGTTCAGTTCCGGATTGCAGCACCGCTGAACACGACGTTCTGGGACAACAGCAATGACTTCTCCTTCAAGGGAGTGGCTGCGAATGCTTCCTCGGGAACGAAGAACCCGTATATCCCGGTATACGATGCAGGCGTCAAAGTATACGGGGAGCTGCCTTCCGGCGGTGGAACACCAGGTGAACCGCAGGTTCCGGGACGTCCGGCCGGCCTTCAGGCTGTGCCTGGCAATGCCAGTGTGGCCTTGAGCTGGAATACGGTCAGCGGTGCATCCAAGTATACAGTCAAGCGCTCGCTGGTGAGCGGCGGACCGTACACTACAGTGGGTACGGCTACTTCAGCAGTCTACAGCGACAGCGGACTGACGAACGGAGTGGACTATTATTATGTGGTAACCGCTTCGAACAGCGTAGGGGAGAGTACAGCGTCTGTACAGGCTACGGCCCGTCCGCGCGAGGACACCACGCCAACGACAGGAGCCTTACGCGTGCAGTACCGTACCAATGACACAAGTCCTGGCGATTCACAGATCCGCAGCCAGTTCCGGATTGTTAATACAGGCACAGAAGCCATTTCGCTGAGCGGTCTGAAGCTGCGTTACTATTACACTGTTGACGGGGACAAGCCGCAGGAATTCCACTGTGACTATGCTGCTGTCGGCAGCGGGAACCTGAACGGAAGCTTCGGGAAGCTTAGTGCTCCTGTTACCCTGGCCGACTCTTATCTGGAGATTTCTTTTGCGGCAGGAGCAGGAAGCCTGGCGCCAGGAGCAGACAGCGGGGAGCTTCAGGTACGCTTCAACAAGGCAGATTGGACGGCCTACAATGAGAGCAACGACTATTCCTATGGCGGAACCCAGCAGACCTTCGCGGATTGGAACAAAGTCACTCTGTACCGTGCAGGAACACTTGTCTGGGGCCTCGAACCCTAA
- a CDS encoding replication-associated recombination protein A, producing the protein MDLFSQGEDQGSGRLLADRMRPGNLDEYIGQEHIVGKGKLLRRAIEADQVSSILLYGPPGCGKTTLAHIISHHTQGEFVRLNAVEASVKDVREVIERAQSNKALYGSKTILFLDEVHRFNSSRQDALLPAVEKGTITFIGATTENPFHYVNGALMSRSTLFQLESLTSGHSLIAMKRALADDQRGLGFMDLKADEDALLHIAAMANGDIRRALNALELAAMTTAPERDGSVHITLEVAEESIRRPIVKADESTQYDVLSAFHKSIRGSSDAALFWFLYAVEKLGMDPMTFIRRLIAASSEDIGLANPQAMVQAVSALDAYRNNGWPEAKLNIAQAILFAVESPKSDGVVTAIANVMNSLEDLKSAEVPLHLRDTHYKGAAQLGHEGYQYPHNFPGHYVKQDYLPKAISRKVFYQATEQGNEAKIRHNQQLRRGQ; encoded by the coding sequence ATGGATTTATTCTCGCAGGGTGAAGATCAGGGAAGCGGACGGCTGCTTGCAGACCGGATGCGGCCCGGTAATCTGGATGAATATATCGGACAAGAACATATTGTAGGCAAGGGCAAGCTGCTGCGCAGAGCGATTGAAGCGGACCAGGTCTCTTCTATCCTGCTGTACGGGCCTCCGGGCTGCGGCAAAACCACTCTGGCCCATATCATATCGCATCACACCCAAGGTGAATTCGTGCGGCTGAATGCGGTGGAGGCTTCGGTTAAGGATGTGCGGGAGGTCATTGAACGCGCACAGAGCAATAAGGCGCTGTACGGCTCGAAGACGATTCTGTTCCTGGACGAGGTACACCGCTTCAACAGCTCCCGCCAGGATGCGCTGCTGCCGGCCGTGGAGAAGGGCACGATTACCTTCATCGGTGCGACAACGGAGAATCCGTTCCACTATGTGAACGGGGCCTTGATGAGCCGCTCGACCTTATTCCAGCTGGAGTCCCTGACCAGCGGGCATAGCCTGATCGCGATGAAGCGTGCGCTTGCTGACGATCAGCGGGGGCTAGGCTTCATGGATCTGAAGGCAGATGAAGACGCGCTGCTGCATATCGCCGCCATGGCGAACGGCGATATCCGCCGTGCCTTGAATGCTCTGGAGCTGGCGGCGATGACTACGGCCCCTGAGCGTGACGGCAGCGTGCATATTACGCTGGAGGTAGCGGAGGAGTCGATCCGCCGCCCGATTGTCAAAGCGGACGAATCGACGCAGTACGATGTGCTGTCTGCTTTTCACAAAAGCATCCGCGGCTCCAGTGACGCCGCCCTGTTCTGGTTTCTCTACGCGGTGGAGAAGCTTGGCATGGACCCGATGACCTTCATCCGTCGTCTGATCGCGGCCAGCAGTGAGGATATCGGTCTGGCGAACCCGCAGGCGATGGTCCAGGCAGTTAGTGCGCTGGATGCCTACCGTAATAACGGCTGGCCGGAGGCGAAGCTGAATATCGCTCAGGCGATTCTATTCGCCGTAGAGAGTCCGAAATCAGACGGGGTAGTGACCGCTATCGCCAACGTCATGAACAGTCTGGAGGATCTGAAGTCGGCCGAGGTGCCGCTGCATTTGCGGGATACCCATTACAAAGGTGCGGCCCAGCTGGGGCATGAGGGCTACCAGTACCCGCATAATTTCCCTGGCCACTATGTGAAGCAGGACTATCTGCCGAAGGCAATCTCCCGCAAGGTCTTCTATCAGGCTACCGAGCAGGGCAACGAGGCCAAGATCCGCCATAACCAGCAGCTGCGGCGCGGGCAGTAG
- a CDS encoding response regulator transcription factor, with translation MSKTILIVEDENILREIMKDYLLEEGYRVIEAVDGKQAVSLFQEHEVDLILLDIMLPELDGWSVCRRIRKTSNVPIILLTARSDEDDTLLGFELGADDYVTKPYSPSILLARAKRLLGSRHTREHESDTLSSGGISIHFPSRTVSIDGTSSGLTHTEFEILAYLLKNKGIIISREQLITKIWGYDFAGDDRTVNSHIRNLRSKLGRHAKQIVTVVRSGYKFEDEL, from the coding sequence ATGTCAAAAACGATATTGATTGTAGAAGATGAAAATATTTTACGCGAAATCATGAAAGATTATCTGCTTGAAGAGGGTTATCGTGTGATTGAGGCCGTCGATGGGAAACAAGCGGTCTCGTTATTTCAAGAACATGAGGTGGACTTGATTTTACTGGACATCATGTTGCCTGAACTGGATGGATGGTCCGTGTGCAGGCGCATCCGCAAGACGTCGAATGTGCCGATCATCCTATTGACGGCCCGTTCTGATGAGGACGATACGTTGCTTGGGTTCGAGCTTGGCGCTGACGACTACGTAACCAAGCCTTATAGCCCTTCAATCCTGTTGGCACGGGCAAAGCGGCTGCTGGGGAGCAGGCATACCCGCGAGCATGAGAGCGACACCTTGTCCAGCGGAGGTATTTCGATCCATTTTCCATCCCGAACCGTTTCGATTGACGGTACAAGCTCCGGTCTAACGCATACGGAATTCGAAATATTGGCCTATCTGTTGAAAAACAAAGGGATCATCATCAGCAGGGAGCAACTGATTACGAAAATTTGGGGATATGATTTCGCGGGCGATGATCGTACGGTCAACAGCCATATCCGCAATTTGCGTTCCAAGCTGGGGAGACATGCCAAACAGATTGTTACGGTTGTGCGTTCAGGCTATAAATTCGAGGACGAGCTATGA
- a CDS encoding Rrf2 family transcriptional regulator yields the protein MKISTKGRYGLTIMMELALKFGEGPTSLKSIAEKNGLSEHYLEQLIAPLRNAGLVKSIRGAYGGYILARETSTITAGDIIRVLEGPISPVDFTEEDDPAKRDLWLRIRDSIADVLDSTTLSDLINFKEESQADNYMFYI from the coding sequence TTGAAAATATCAACCAAAGGACGTTACGGATTAACCATTATGATGGAGCTTGCCCTGAAATTCGGCGAAGGGCCTACCTCACTTAAGAGCATCGCCGAGAAAAACGGACTGTCCGAGCATTACCTCGAGCAGCTCATCGCCCCGCTGCGCAATGCAGGCCTGGTGAAGAGCATCCGCGGAGCCTACGGCGGTTATATACTGGCCCGCGAGACCAGCACCATTACCGCCGGAGACATCATCCGCGTCCTGGAAGGCCCAATCTCCCCGGTAGACTTCACCGAAGAAGACGACCCGGCCAAGCGCGACCTCTGGCTGCGCATCCGCGACAGCATCGCCGACGTCCTGGACTCCACCACTTTATCCGACCTGATCAACTTCAAGGAAGAGAGCCAGGCGGACAATTACATGTTCTATATATAA
- a CDS encoding helix-turn-helix domain-containing protein produces the protein MSNDELRHYPSDLLAKLCDYFECGIEGILIYEKEPPQE, from the coding sequence ATGTCCAATGATGAGCTGAGGCACTATCCAAGCGATTTACTGGCCAAACTCTGTGATTATTTTGAATGCGGGATAGAGGGAATACTGATTTATGAAAAAGAGCCGCCACAGGAGTAA